In Leishmania donovani BPK282A1 complete genome, chromosome 28, one DNA window encodes the following:
- a CDS encoding ribosomal protein S26, putative: MTTKRRNHGRSKPAHSRGRVKPIHCFNCGRLTPKDKAVGRFVVRRMLDAASARDVAEASPVYGANFPMPKLYMKQRFCIACAIHSRTVRARPVGNRKIRYTRKVPFRPAGKK, encoded by the coding sequence ATGACGACCAAGCGCCGCAACCACGGACGTTCGAAGCCCGCGCACAGTCGCGGTCGCGTCAAGCCGATCCACTGCTTCAACTGCGGTCGTCTGACCCCGAAGGACAAGGCCGTCGGCCGCTTTGTGGTGCGCCGCATGCTGGATGCCGCTTCCGCCCGCGATGTGGCGGAGGCGTCGCCGGTGTACGGTGCAAACTTCCCGATGCCGAAGCTGTACATGAAGCAGCGCTTCTGCATAGCGTGCGCTATCCACAGCCGCACCGTGCGCGCTCGCCCGGTCGGAAACCGCAAGATACGCTACACAAGGAAGGTGCCGTTCCGCCCTGCCGGCAAGAAATGA
- a CDS encoding protein kinase, putative has translation MTTEVGPDDNVVNSFIITPPSPKSEWTIHDFELLHKLGGGNYGDVYLASVRKSNYVVAIKKLSIKKLAEFDIVNQLRREIEIAFNTRHKYLLRTYAYFFDEHDIYLILEPCSNGMLYSELNRVKMFPPPTAARYVAQLAEALLYLHQHHILHRDIKPENILLDHNQNIKLADFGWSVHDPLNRRKTSCGTPEYFPPEIVSRQIYDMSADLWCLGIFCFELLVGHTPFVSKDNDQIYKKIHAMQYTIPDSVPPEAKDLISNLLIREGSKRLALHRVLSHPFLLKYYYVPNGITPPTGKRPRS, from the coding sequence ATGACGACGGAGGTCGGCCCTGACGACAATGTCGTGAACAGCTTCATCATTACCCCGCCGTCTCCAAAGTCGGAGTGGACGATACACGACtttgagctgctgcacaagcTGGGAGGAGGCAATTACGGTGATGTCTACCTGGCGAGTGTGCGCAAAAGCAATTACGTTGTGGCCATCAAGAAGCTCTCGATCAAGAAGCTGGCAGAGTTTGACATCGTGAACCAGCTGCGTCGCGAGATCGAGATCGCCTTTAACACGCGGCACAAATACCTCCTGCGCACCTACGCCTACTTCTTCGATGAGCACGACATCTACCTTATCCTGGAGCCGTGCAGCAACGGCATGCTCTACAGCGAGCTGAATCGCGTGAAGATGTtcccgccgccgacggcagcccgctacgtggcgcagctggccgaGGCGCTTCTGTacctccaccagcaccacATTCTGCACCGCGACATCAAGCCGGAGAACATTCTGCTGGACCACAATCAGAACATCAAACTCGCCGATTTCGGCTGGTCTGTGCATGACCCGCTGAACCGGCGCAAGACCTCCTGCGGCACGCCCGAGTACTTTCCACCCGAGATCGTTAGCCGGCAGATTTATGACATGAGCGCGGATCTCTGGTGCCTGGGCATCTTTTGCTTTGAACTGCTTGTGGGCCACACACCGTTCGTGAGCAAGGACAACGACCAAATCTACAAGAAGATCCATGCGATGCAGTACACCATCCCCGATAGCGTCCCACCAGAGGCGAAGGATTTGATTTCGAATCTGCTCATCCGCGAGGGGTCGAAGCGGCTGGCACTACATCGCGTGCTGAGCCACCCCTTCTTGCTCAAATACTACTATGTTCCAAATGGCATCACGCCGCCGACGGGAAAGCGACCGCGCAGCTAG
- a CDS encoding RAD50 DNA repair-like protein, translating to MTSIEKLQLCGVRSFDPNPANQQFIQFQKPLTVILGKNGAGKTTIIEALLNACTGTMPPGTGTEKGSFVYDPKVVGETEVKAQIRLIFTGKGGKLMQVIRSFQATRSAHRVTFTTLDNTVAFQDLATGEVISSTYRSSDVDRVVPEMLGVSPAVLEHVIFCHQEECNWPLGPPKDVKRIFDDIFAATRYVLALDRLRDNSKEFRRQLKEHEASLMALREHREQAKQLEQQIAQKESVVKAIQGRSIGIEPELRGLRQAREELRTVEEQIETLQREVAVTNGRLEERREAVRRMGVPATSQTLDDLLEMRGSFTAQMQQLEEGLVHDTKRYDAAAARRRAQEEEMYKCRSNVQLLEREAQLHKQNVAQLRELIQHLSNEYVLSEGNIDERSLHRLLQKAEDAVAAERQRARAASESVQQHIRDAEDGVQGGSRAVDGCKKEIEVREHAVENVRRRIKENAAAIAALGGDGCRTKLRQVQVEVEELQQRVAAAEELRKKGDGEHQSQRILMELEEQNSTVAQLREEMMQQKLLERQQQDLVLMRQQIDEARAAVAAALQRDVLPILHEVGVQVPQDAAADSFSLTTLTSLRSQAAQIRQLKAEELRALQARVLELEKVCALQEQKMSYSTDELGQCRRTVDAGTRQCAGLVPDMDVYEEVLLQAREAAETAAQKRHALEALASCYHDFMVVAKEERTCAVCERPFDSEDALESFLTRKADKQRASPEALAAVQAAVNTAQEAYQSLEKLQSVVVTVRQNRHRIPVLEAELDALGDKMKQNRAEQRGVCAARDAAQHVVHQLDTMYQHLCMACTMGEKTVALRDTLARKEKDFEAAQAEQQPHETQRKWGSGDGATARAEPPQRSYEELCEAYAAATERLHKLNRQFTEAQRMERGQAENAAERELQDRKTAMFQAEVAVSKLEDLEAAARELQEEAAQHRTRVEELKRQAAEAQHSVEAHQQRVLQLRAELQKTDAAERGVLDTAEKQLRELQLSLPPVLSYVQNGCARQLEELRVHLRETESAYKAAAQEEEGLASRMKEARKTLSDQHRRSAEIDRHIDILQQEASIAADEAHLAETERTLASLKSDRLQDVEQLLGEEARHASLATLRELITAKITSLEKIRAQQDGNTEAMLLDVNQLKQQLRGDKYQNIEKRYRSTFLKVQTTEISIQDIEKYYSALEKAVQSYHQEKIAQINQIIAELWRQTYRGSDIDTVEIRSETEGTTTTTARRSYNYRVVMKRGNNEMDMRGRCSAGQKVLASIIIRLALSEAFCCDCGILALDEPTTNLDDDNARSLADALRTLIQARRAVKHFQLVVITHDEQFVRALGGQSLEKFYYVHKDREGAFSVIDERTFDQLFA from the coding sequence ATGACGAGCATCGAGAAGTTGCAGCTCTGTGGCGTGCGCAGCTTCGACCCCAACCCGGCGAATCAGCAGTTCATTCAGTTCCAGAAGCCGTTGACGGTCATTCTCGGCAAGAATGGTGCTGGCAAAACCACCATCatcgaggcgctgctgaacgCGTGCACGGGGACCATGCCTCCCGGCACTGGGACCGAGAAGGGCTCCTTTGTGTATGATCCCAAGGTTGTTGGCGAAACAGAGGTGAAAGCGCAGATTCGACTGATATTCACCGGCAAGGGTGGTAAGCTGATGCAGGTCATCCGCTCCTTTCAGGCCacacgcagcgcgcaccgTGTCACTTTTACAACACTGGACAATACCGTCGCTTTCCAGGACTTGGCCACCGGGGAGGTGATCTCGAGCACGTACCGCTCCAGCGATGTCGACCGTGTCGTGCCGGAGATGCTCGGCGTGTCGCCAGCTGTGCTGGAGCACGTCATTTTTTGTCACCAGGAGGAGTGCAACTGGCCACTGGGACCACCGAAGGATGTGAAGCGAATCTTCGACGACATCTTCGCCGCGACTCGGTACGTCCTCGCACTGGACCGGCTCCGCGATAACAGCAAGGAGTTTCGCCGCCAGCTGAAAGAGCACGAGGCGAGTCTGATGGCGCTTCGAGAGCACCGCGAGCAAGCAaagcagctggagcagcaaATAGCGCAGAAGGAAAGCGTTGTGAAGGCCATTCAGGGCCGCAGCATCGGCATCGAGCCAGAGCTACGGGGCCTGCGCCAAGCGCGTGAGGAGCTGCGTacggtggaggagcagaTCGAGACATTGCAGCGTGAGGTGGCGGTCACGAACGGGCGTCTCGAAGAGCGtcgcgaggcggtgcgccggATGGGTGTGCCAGCCACAAGCCAGACGCTAGACGATCTGCTCGAGATGCGCGGCAGCTTCACCgcgcagatgcagcagctcgaaGAGGGTCTCGTGCACGACACCAAGCGCTAcgatgcggccgccgcgcggcgacgcgctcaagaggaggagatgtACAAGTGCCGCTCGAACGttcagctgctggagcgtgaggcgcagctgcacaagcAAAACGTGGCGCAGCTTCGTGAGCTTATCCAGCACCTGTCTAACGAGTACGTTCTGAGTGAGGGCAACATCGACGAGCGCAGTCTGCACCGTCTTCTCCAAAAGGCGGAggacgccgtggcggcggagcgtCAGCGTGCTCGCGCTGCCTCAGAGAGTGTTCAGCAGCACATTCGAGACGCGGAGGACGGCGTGCAGGGCGGCTCCCGCGCCGTGGATGGGTGCAAGAAAGAGATAGAGGTGCGCGAGCACGCCGTGGAGAATGTGAGACGCCGCATCAAGGagaacgccgctgccatcgcggCACTTGGCGGGGATGGGTGCCGCACGAAGCTGCGCCAGGTTcaggtggaggtggaggagctgcagcagcgtgtcgctgccgccgaagagTTGCGGAAGAAAGGTGACGGGGAGCACCAAAGCCAGCGCATTCTCATGGAGCTAGAGGAGCAGAATAGCACCGTGGCTCAACTGCGTGAGGAGATGATGCAGcagaagctgctggagcgccagcagcaggatCTAGTGTTGATGCGCCAGCAGATCGATGAAGCCagggcggccgtggcggcggcgctgcagcgagaCGTGCTCCCGATTTTGCACGAAGTTGGCGTACAAGTTCCGCAGGATGCGGCTGCCGACTCTTTTTCATTGACAACCTTAACGTCTTTGCGCTCCCAAGCTGCCCAGATACGGCAGCTGAAGGCGGAGGAGTTGCGTGCTCTCCAGGCGCGTGTGCTAGAGCTGGAGAaggtgtgcgcgctgcaggagcagaaGATGTCCTACAGCACCGATGAGCTGGGCCAGTGTCGCCGGACTGTGGATGCCGGCACTAGACAGTGCGCCGGCCTCGTCCCGGACATGGACGTCtacgaggaggtgctgctgcaggctagggaggcggcggagacggcggcgcagaaacGCCACGCCCTGGAGGCCCTCGCGTCGTGCTACCACGATTTCATGGTtgtggcgaaggaggagaggactTGTGCCGTCTGCGAGCGTCCCTTTGACAGCGAAGATGCACTGGAGAGCTTTCTGACGCGAAAAGCGGACAAGCAGCGCGCCAGCCCAGAGGCACTAGCGGCTGTGCAGGCGGCCGTCAACACAGCCCAGGAGGCGTATCAGAGTCTTGAAAAGCTGCAGAGCGTCGTGGTGACGGTGCGACAGAACAGGCATCGTATTCCGGTTCTAGAGGCCGAGCTCGACGCGCTGGGGGATAAGATGAAGCAGAAccgcgcagagcagcgcggGGTCTGCGCGGCCCGCGATGCTGCCCAGCATGTGGTGCATCAGCTGGACACCATGTACCAGCATCTGTGCATGGCATGCACCATGGGAGAGAAGACGGTAGCACTGCGCGATACTCTGGCAAGGAAGGAGAAAGACTttgaggcggcgcaggcggagcagcaacCACACGAGACACAGCGAAAgtggggcagcggcgatggtgccACAGCGAGAGCTGAACCACCGCAGCGCTCTTATGAGGAGCTGTGTGAGGCCTACGCGGCTGCGACGGAGCGATTGCACAAGCTCAACAGGCAGTTCACTGAGGCCCAGCGGATGGAGCGCGGCCAGGCTGAGAATGCGGCAGAGCGGGAGCTGCAGGATCGCAAGACAGCGATGTTCCAGGCTGAGGTCGCGGTTTCAAAGCTGGAGGACTTGGAGGCGGCCGCTCGTGAACTACAAGAGGAGGCTGCTCAGCACCGCACGCgggtggaggagctgaagcgccaggcagcagaggcgcagcactCCGTGGAGGCCCATCAGCAACGCGTTCTGCAACTCCGTGCCGAGCTTCAGAAGACGGACGCTGCCGAGCGTGGTGTTTTGGACACAGCAGAGAAGCAGCTtcgcgagctgcagctgtcGCTGCCTCCGGTCCTCAGTTACGTGCAGAACGGCTGCGCCAgacagctggaggagcttcgggtgcacctgcgcgagACTGAGAGCGCGTACAAAGCCGCGGctcaggaggaggaggggcttgCCAGCCGGATGAAGGAAGCGCGGAAGACACTTAGcgaccagcaccgccgctctgCTGAGATCGACCGCCACATCGACAtcctgcagcaggaggcgtCCATTGCGGCCGACGAGGCGCACTTGGCGGAGACAGAGCGCACCCTCGCCTCCCTGAAGTCGGACCGGCTGCAAGACGTGGAACAGCTgctgggggaggaggcaagACATGCAAGCCTGGCCACACTGCGCGAGCTGATCACCGCCAAGATTACGTCGCTGGAGAAGATACGTGCGCAGCAGGATGGCAACacggaggcgatgctgctcgATGTAAATCAGCTGaaacagcagctgcgtggcgACAAGTATCAGAACATCGAGAAGCGCTACCGGTCCACGTTCCTGAAGGTGCAAACAACGGAGATATCCATCCAGGACATTGAGAAGTACTACAGtgcgctggagaaggcggtgcAGTCGTACCACCAGGAGAAAATTGCACAGATCAACCAAATCATCGCGGAGCTGTGGCGCCAGACgtaccgcggcagcgacatcGACACGGTGGAGATTCGCTCAGAGACGGAgggcacgacgacgactacggcgcggcgcagctaCAACTACCGCGTTGTCATGAAGCGGGGCAACAACGAGATGGACATGCGTGGTCGCTGCAGTGCTGGACAGAAGGTGCTCGCCTCCATCATCATTCGGCTCGCGCTGAGCGAAGCCTtctgctgcgactgcggcaTCCTCGCCCTTGATGAGCCGACAACAAAcctcgacgacgacaacgctCGCAGCCTGGcggacgcgctgcgcaccctCATCCAGGCGCGGAGGGCGGTGAAGCACTTTCAGCTCGTCGTTATCACGCACGACGAGCagtttgtgcgtgcgctgggAGGGCAGTCGCTGGAGAAGTTCTACTACGTCCATAAGGATCGAGAGGGCGCCTTCTCGGTGATTGATGAACGCACCTTTGACCAGCTTTTTGCGTGA
- a CDS encoding RAD51 protein, putative — MQTRSKAKGRRGRPSARPSEEVEVVESQPQEALQNEEQEPRQQQQQSTDMAEPNASGFRVIQILENYGVASSDIKKLMECGFYTVESAAYAPKKAILAVKGISENKAEKIMAECAKLVPMGFTSAVAYHEARKEIIMVTTGSREVDKLLGGGIETGSITELFGEFRTGKTQLCHTLCVTCQLPISQGGAEGMALYIDTEGTFRPERLVAVAERYKLDPEDVLANVACARAFNTDHQQQLLLQASAMMAENRFALIVVDSATALYRTDYSGRNELAARQMHLGKFLRSLHNLAEEYGVAVVVTNQVVANVDGSAQMFQADSKKPIGGHIMAHASTTRLSLRKGRGEQRIIKVYDSPCLAEAEAIFGIYDDGVGDARD; from the coding sequence ATGCAGACCCGTTCTAAGGCCAAGGGTCGCCGTGGTCGTCCGTCGGCGCGGCCCTCTGAAGAGGTTGAGGTTGTGGAGAGCCAGCCGCAGGAGGCCCTCCAGAATGAAGAGCAGGagcctcggcagcagcagcagcagagcactGACATGGCTGAGCCGAACGCAAGTGGCTTTCGCGTTATCCAGATCTTGGAGAACTACGGCGTGGCGAGCTCGGATATCAAGAAGCTCATGGAGTGCGGCTTTTACACGGTCGAGTCGGCGGCCTACGCTCCGAAGAAGGCCATCCTGGCAGTGAAGGGGATCAGCGAGAACAAGGCCGAGAAAATTATGGCGGAGTGCGCCAAGCTGGTGCCGATGGGGTTCACTTCCGCGGTCGCCTACCACGAGGCGCGCAAGGAGATCATTATGGTCACCACGGGAAGCCGTGAGGTGGACAAGCtactcggcggcggcatcgaaACTGGGAGCATCACGGAGCTCTTCGGAGAGTTCCGCACGGGCAAGACACAGCTCTGCCATACGCTGTGCGTGACGTGCCAGCTGCCCATCTCTCAGGGTGGCGCGGAGGGCATGGCGCTCTATATCGACACCGAAGGCACCTTTCGCCCGGAGCGCCTCGTTGCCGTTGCGGAGCGGTACAAGCTGGACCCGGAGGATGTGCTCGCTAatgtggcgtgtgcgcgtgccttcAACACGgatcaccagcagcagctgctgctgcaggcgtcTGCCATGATGGCCGAGAACCGCTTCGCGCTCATCGTCGTAGACTCTGCAACCGCTCTCTACCGCACAGACTACAGCGGCCGCAACGAGCTCGCGGCGCGGCAGATGCACCTCGGCAAATTCTTGCGCTCGCTGCACAACCTCGCCGAGGAGTACGGAGTGGCAGTGGTTGTGACGAACCAAGTAGTTGCCAACGTGGACGGCTCCGCGCAGATGTTCCAGGCGGACTCTAAGAAGCCGATTGGAGGCCACATTATGGCACACgcctcgacgacgcggcTTAGCCTGCGCAAGGGTcgcggcgagcagcgcaTCATCAAGGTGTACGACTCTCCGTGCCTGGCCGAGGCTGAGGCGATCTTTGGCATCTACGATGATGGCGTTGGTGACGCTCGGGATTGA